Proteins co-encoded in one Ponticoccus alexandrii genomic window:
- a CDS encoding GFA family protein, whose translation MFAITVPEPAMRVAGVENIRSLRSSDWASRSFCGKCGSALWYRYDKGVDGAGDYEVAVGLLDDAGGLVLEREIFADQKPECWSLAGDHPKLSRAETLALYGGGA comes from the coding sequence ATGTTCGCCATCACGGTGCCCGAGCCGGCGATGCGCGTTGCGGGGGTGGAGAACATCCGCAGCCTCCGATCGTCGGACTGGGCGTCGCGGAGTTTCTGCGGGAAGTGCGGCTCGGCGCTGTGGTATCGCTACGACAAGGGTGTCGACGGTGCGGGCGATTATGAGGTGGCGGTCGGGCTGTTGGACGACGCCGGGGGGCTGGTGCTGGAACGCGAGATCTTCGCGGATCAGAAGCCGGAGTGCTGGTCGCTTGCGGGCGACCACCCGAAGCTGAGCCGGGCCGAGACGCTGGCGCTTTACGGGGGTGGGGCATGA
- a CDS encoding aromatic amino acid transaminase, translated as MFETLKEQPADKILQLMQLFKEDPRENKIDLGVGVYKDASGNTPIMRAVKAAEKQLWEAEQTKAYTGLAGDPAYGDAMVSLVLGDAVPRSQVAAAATPGGTGAVRQAFDMIRMANPAARVFVSDPTWPNHLSILKHMQIETVPYRYFDDETRGVDFDGMMADLDAVKSGDVVLVHGCCHNPTGANLNMTQWKALVELLLAKGAVPMVDIAYQGFGDGLEEDAQAVRLIASSVPECLIAASCSKNFGIYRERTGLLMAVAQDPAKQKLNQGTLNYLNRQNFSFPPDHGARLVTMVLTDDALRADWQAELEEVRNTMLGLREQLAGELQRLSGSDRFGFIAQHRGMFSRIGATPEQVQTMRDDFGVYMVGDSRMNIAGLNKTTVPILAEAIVKAGV; from the coding sequence ATGTTCGAGACGCTCAAGGAGCAACCCGCCGACAAGATCCTGCAGCTGATGCAGCTGTTCAAGGAGGATCCGCGCGAGAACAAGATCGACCTCGGCGTCGGCGTCTACAAGGACGCCAGCGGCAACACCCCGATCATGCGCGCCGTGAAGGCGGCGGAAAAGCAGCTGTGGGAGGCCGAGCAGACCAAGGCCTATACCGGGCTTGCGGGCGATCCGGCCTATGGCGATGCCATGGTGTCGCTGGTGCTGGGCGATGCGGTCCCGCGGAGCCAGGTCGCGGCGGCGGCGACGCCGGGCGGCACCGGCGCGGTGCGGCAGGCCTTCGACATGATCCGCATGGCGAACCCCGCCGCGCGGGTCTTCGTCAGCGATCCGACATGGCCGAACCACCTGTCGATCCTGAAGCACATGCAGATCGAGACCGTGCCCTACCGCTATTTCGACGACGAGACGCGGGGCGTCGACTTCGACGGCATGATGGCGGACCTCGACGCGGTGAAGTCGGGTGACGTGGTGCTGGTGCATGGCTGCTGCCACAACCCGACGGGCGCCAACCTGAACATGACCCAGTGGAAGGCGCTGGTGGAGCTGCTGCTGGCCAAGGGCGCGGTGCCCATGGTCGACATCGCCTATCAGGGCTTTGGCGACGGGCTTGAGGAAGACGCGCAGGCGGTGCGCCTGATCGCCTCGTCGGTGCCCGAGTGCCTGATCGCGGCTTCCTGCTCGAAGAACTTCGGCATCTACCGCGAGCGCACGGGCCTTCTGATGGCGGTGGCGCAGGACCCGGCGAAGCAGAAGCTGAACCAGGGCACGCTGAATTACCTGAACCGGCAGAACTTTTCGTTCCCGCCTGATCATGGCGCGCGGCTGGTGACCATGGTGCTGACCGACGACGCCCTGCGCGCCGACTGGCAGGCGGAGCTGGAGGAGGTCCGCAACACCATGCTGGGCCTGCGCGAGCAACTGGCGGGCGAGTTGCAGCGGCTGTCGGGCTCCGACCGGTTCGGCTTCATCGCGCAGCACCGGGGCATGTTCTCGCGCATCGGCGCCACGCCCGAGCAGGTGCAGACCATGCGCGACGATTTCGGTGTCTACATGGTGGGCGACTCGCGGATGAACATCGCGGGGCTGAACAAGACGACCGTGCCGATCCTCGCCGAGGCCATCGTCAAGGCAGGCGTCTGA
- a CDS encoding antibiotic biosynthesis monooxygenase family protein: MIAIIFEVIPAEGKKQAYLDIAATMRPLVEQVEGFISVERFQSLTNPDKLLSISFFEDEAAVDRWRQLEKHRAAQEAGRGGLFAGYRLRVAHVLRDYGKEDRAEAPEDSRARHGG, from the coding sequence ATGATCGCCATCATTTTCGAAGTGATCCCGGCAGAGGGAAAGAAGCAGGCCTATCTCGACATCGCGGCCACCATGCGGCCGCTGGTCGAGCAGGTTGAGGGCTTCATCTCGGTCGAGCGGTTCCAGAGCCTGACGAACCCGGACAAGCTTCTGTCGATCAGTTTCTTCGAGGACGAGGCGGCGGTCGACCGCTGGCGCCAGCTGGAAAAGCACCGCGCGGCGCAGGAGGCCGGACGCGGCGGGCTCTTCGCCGGATACCGGCTGCGGGTGGCGCATGTGCTGCGCGACTACGGCAAGGAGGATCGGGCGGAGGCCCCCGAGGACAGCCGCGCGCGGCACGGCGGCTGA
- a CDS encoding undecaprenyl-diphosphate phosphatase, which produces MPLTQLLILALIQGVTEFLPVSSSGHLILLPSLTGMQDQGQVIDVAVHVGTLFAVILYFRRDVAMAASGALRLLTGRRDTAGAELAFLLLMATIPVILAGLALKLTGLDDALRSVAVIGWAMLGFGLVLWWADTRSPTVRTDTDWNLRDAIIMGLWQAVALIPGTSRSGITITAARRLGYTRQDAAKLAMLMSIPTIIASGTLLGLEVATTADAAAARDGAIAAAFAFVAALGALALMMRLLRSVSFTPYVIYRIILGAVLLWIAYS; this is translated from the coding sequence ATGCCCCTCACTCAACTTCTGATTCTCGCGCTCATCCAGGGCGTTACGGAGTTCCTGCCGGTTTCCTCCTCGGGGCACCTGATTCTCCTGCCCTCACTGACCGGCATGCAGGATCAGGGGCAGGTGATCGACGTTGCGGTGCACGTCGGCACGCTTTTCGCGGTGATCCTCTACTTCCGCCGTGATGTGGCGATGGCCGCCTCGGGCGCGCTGCGCCTGCTGACCGGGCGCCGCGACACGGCGGGCGCCGAGCTGGCCTTCCTGCTGCTGATGGCCACCATCCCGGTGATCCTCGCGGGCCTGGCCCTGAAGCTCACCGGGCTGGACGACGCCCTGCGCTCGGTCGCGGTGATCGGCTGGGCGATGCTGGGCTTCGGGCTGGTGCTGTGGTGGGCCGACACCCGCAGCCCCACGGTCAGGACCGATACGGACTGGAACCTGCGGGACGCGATCATCATGGGCCTGTGGCAGGCGGTGGCGCTGATCCCGGGCACCTCGCGGTCGGGCATCACCATCACGGCAGCGCGACGGCTGGGTTACACGCGGCAGGATGCCGCCAAGCTGGCAATGCTGATGTCGATCCCGACGATCATCGCCTCGGGCACCCTGCTGGGGCTTGAAGTCGCCACCACCGCCGATGCCGCCGCCGCCCGAGACGGCGCGATCGCCGCCGCCTTTGCCTTTGTCGCAGCCCTTGGCGCGCTGGCGCTGATGATGCGCCTGCTGCGGTCGGTCAGCTTCACGCCCTACGTGATCTACCGGATCATCCTGGGCGCGGTCCTGCTCTGGATCGCCTACAGCTGA
- a CDS encoding GFA family protein gives MSVARGHCLCGAVTVQVTDLPDELSACHCALCTRWGGGVQMGIEVPLSALTVAGPVKRHRSSELADRAWCDTCGSSLFLAGHGEDVVWLSPGLFENAGGAELVSVVYADRHPDGFWLEGARVERVSQQDYEADNPHLNEEC, from the coding sequence ATGAGTGTGGCAAGGGGGCATTGCCTTTGCGGCGCGGTGACGGTGCAGGTCACGGACCTGCCGGACGAGCTGTCGGCCTGTCATTGCGCCTTGTGCACCCGCTGGGGCGGGGGCGTGCAGATGGGCATCGAGGTGCCGCTGTCGGCGCTGACCGTCGCGGGCCCGGTCAAGCGGCATCGCTCGTCCGAACTTGCGGACCGGGCGTGGTGCGACACCTGCGGGTCCTCGCTGTTTCTGGCGGGGCACGGAGAGGATGTGGTCTGGCTGAGCCCGGGCCTTTTTGAAAACGCCGGAGGGGCGGAACTGGTCAGCGTGGTCTACGCCGACCGCCACCCGGACGGCTTCTGGCTGGAAGGGGCGCGCGTCGAGCGCGTCTCGCAACAAGACTACGAAGCGGACAATCCGCATCTGAACGAGGAGTGCTGA
- the rlmH gene encoding 23S rRNA (pseudouridine(1915)-N(3))-methyltransferase RlmH, producing the protein MRVHLCVVGRLKAGPEHALVSDYIKRFDRSGRAMGLGPLTVHEVDDRKGGGMAGEAVLLRRALPSCARLCVMDERGRVMGSPAFAERLAGWRDTGTQDLAFVIGGADGIDPALRAEADFALSFGEMVWPHMLVRVMLTEQLYRAASILAGAPYHRA; encoded by the coding sequence ATGCGGGTGCATCTTTGCGTTGTGGGCCGGCTGAAGGCCGGTCCCGAACACGCGCTTGTTTCAGATTACATCAAGCGATTCGACCGCAGCGGGCGGGCCATGGGGCTGGGCCCGCTGACGGTCCATGAAGTCGACGACCGCAAGGGTGGTGGCATGGCCGGGGAAGCCGTGCTGCTGCGGCGCGCCCTGCCGTCCTGCGCGCGGCTTTGCGTGATGGACGAACGCGGGCGGGTGATGGGCTCCCCGGCCTTCGCAGAAAGGCTGGCGGGCTGGCGCGATACCGGGACGCAGGATCTGGCCTTTGTGATTGGCGGCGCGGACGGGATCGACCCGGCCCTGCGCGCCGAGGCGGATTTCGCGCTGAGCTTCGGAGAGATGGTCTGGCCGCATATGCTGGTGCGGGTGATGCTGACCGAACAGCTGTATCGCGCCGCGTCGATCCTCGCCGGGGCGCCTTACCACCGGGCGTGA
- the rsfS gene encoding ribosome silencing factor, translating to MGAVTSSKPGGEALLARVLSILSDNKAEDIVQIDLRGKSSVCDHMVICSGRSSRQVSALAEKLADTLKAEFGILSQTEGRDTGDWVLIDAGDVVVHVFRPEVREFYQLEKMWQPVGAATGA from the coding sequence ATGGGTGCCGTGACTTCCAGCAAACCTGGCGGCGAAGCCCTTCTTGCCAGGGTTCTCTCCATACTCTCCGACAACAAGGCCGAGGATATCGTGCAGATCGACCTGCGCGGAAAATCCTCCGTCTGCGATCACATGGTGATCTGCTCCGGTCGCTCGTCGCGGCAGGTCAGCGCGCTGGCGGAGAAGCTGGCCGATACGCTCAAGGCGGAGTTCGGCATCCTCAGCCAGACCGAGGGCCGTGACACCGGCGATTGGGTGCTGATCGACGCGGGCGACGTGGTCGTCCATGTCTTCCGCCCCGAAGTGCGCGAGTTCTACCAGCTGGAAAAGATGTGGCAGCCCGTGGGGGCCGCGACCGGGGCCTGA
- a CDS encoding NAD(P)-dependent oxidoreductase, with protein sequence MAKQPMLKFVTTQREMPAKREADVRNRDFAEIYAEYADQKAKEQASRCSQCGVPYCQSHCPLHNNIPDWLNLTATGRLQEAYEISQATNTFPEICGRICPQDRLCEGNCVIEQSGHGTVTIGSVEKYITDTAWEEGWVKPAAPEVERKESVGIIGAGPGGLAAADMLRRAGVQVTVYDRYDRSGGLLTYGIPGFKLEKEVVMRRNKQLEAGGVRFVMNCSVGEDMSFEEIRAQHDAVIIATGVYKSRDLGGPGAGAKGIVKAIDYLTASNRVANFGDTVAEYDSGELNAKGKKVVVIGGGDTAMDCVRTAIRQGAESVKCLYRRDRANMPGSQREVQNAEEEGVQFEWLTAPAGFKSGEADAVDSVIVQKMRLGAPDASGRQSPEVIEGSDYDEPADLVIKALGFEPEELPTLWGCPELEVTRWGTVKAQFTSGRTALEGVYAVGDIVRGASLVVWAIRDGRDCAEAILGDLNSRAAAIAAE encoded by the coding sequence ATGGCAAAGCAGCCGATGCTTAAGTTTGTCACGACCCAGCGGGAAATGCCCGCAAAGCGCGAGGCTGATGTCCGGAATCGGGACTTTGCCGAAATTTACGCCGAATATGCCGACCAGAAGGCCAAGGAGCAGGCATCGCGGTGTTCGCAATGCGGCGTTCCCTACTGCCAGAGCCACTGCCCCCTGCACAACAACATCCCCGACTGGCTGAACCTGACCGCCACGGGCCGCCTGCAGGAGGCCTATGAGATCAGCCAGGCCACCAATACCTTCCCCGAGATCTGCGGCCGCATCTGCCCGCAGGACCGCCTGTGCGAAGGCAATTGCGTGATCGAGCAGTCGGGCCATGGCACCGTGACCATCGGCTCTGTCGAGAAATACATCACCGATACGGCCTGGGAAGAAGGCTGGGTGAAGCCAGCCGCCCCCGAGGTGGAGCGCAAGGAAAGCGTCGGCATCATCGGCGCCGGGCCGGGCGGTCTGGCCGCCGCCGACATGCTCCGCCGCGCCGGGGTGCAGGTGACGGTCTACGACCGCTACGACCGCTCGGGCGGGTTGCTGACCTACGGCATTCCCGGCTTCAAGCTGGAGAAAGAGGTGGTCATGCGCCGCAACAAGCAGCTTGAGGCGGGCGGCGTGCGCTTCGTCATGAACTGCAGCGTGGGCGAGGACATGTCTTTCGAGGAGATCCGCGCGCAGCATGACGCGGTCATCATCGCCACCGGCGTCTACAAGAGCCGCGATCTGGGCGGGCCCGGCGCGGGCGCCAAGGGTATCGTCAAGGCCATCGACTACCTGACCGCCTCGAACCGGGTCGCCAATTTCGGCGATACCGTGGCCGAGTACGACAGCGGCGAGCTGAACGCCAAGGGCAAGAAGGTCGTGGTGATCGGCGGCGGCGATACGGCGATGGACTGCGTGCGCACCGCGATCCGGCAGGGCGCCGAAAGCGTCAAATGCCTGTATCGCCGCGACCGGGCGAATATGCCGGGATCGCAGCGCGAGGTGCAGAACGCCGAGGAAGAGGGTGTACAGTTCGAGTGGCTGACCGCCCCGGCGGGTTTCAAGTCCGGCGAGGCTGACGCCGTGGACTCGGTGATCGTGCAGAAGATGCGCCTTGGCGCGCCCGATGCCAGCGGACGCCAGTCGCCGGAGGTGATCGAGGGGTCGGATTACGACGAGCCCGCCGACCTGGTGATCAAGGCGCTGGGGTTCGAACCCGAAGAACTGCCGACGCTCTGGGGCTGCCCCGAGCTGGAAGTGACCCGTTGGGGCACCGTGAAGGCTCAGTTCACCAGCGGGCGCACCGCGCTGGAGGGCGTCTACGCGGTGGGTGATATCGTACGCGGCGCATCCCTGGTGGTCTGGGCGATCCGCGACGGGCGTGACTGCGCCGAGGCGATCCTTGGCGATCTGAACAGCCGGGCCGCGGCCATCGCGGCCGAGTGA